The following coding sequences lie in one Klebsiella huaxiensis genomic window:
- a CDS encoding GlxA family transcriptional regulator gives MKLTEVAIIAVDGFSPFHYSVPCMLFGDTVSETKRFNLHICAERPGLLTARDGFALNASGDFATLEQADIVVVPYWGAVNQRPMQSLLDSLARARNNGAEIVGLCLGAFVLGYAGLLDGKRAATHWEFEQDFQRLFPQVQLDINALYVDDQRIITSAGTAAALDCCLYIIRQRFGSLVANQIARRMIVPPHREGGQAQFIAQPVPKNTRDARINGLLEYLQQHIREPHNLDSLAQVAAMSRRTLTRHFAKATGMSIADWLSAERLRRSQILLEAGDLPIEQVAEEVGYLSAVTYRQQFKSRFGVSPAEWRRTFRRGA, from the coding sequence ATGAAACTCACGGAAGTGGCGATTATAGCGGTGGACGGGTTTAGCCCGTTCCACTACTCGGTGCCCTGTATGCTGTTTGGCGATACGGTTTCGGAAACCAAACGCTTTAACCTGCATATTTGCGCCGAACGACCGGGGCTATTGACCGCTCGCGACGGCTTTGCGCTGAACGCCAGCGGCGACTTCGCGACCCTTGAACAGGCGGATATTGTGGTGGTGCCTTACTGGGGCGCGGTGAACCAACGACCTATGCAGTCGCTGCTCGACAGCCTTGCGCGGGCGCGTAATAACGGTGCGGAAATCGTCGGCCTGTGCCTCGGGGCATTTGTGCTGGGCTACGCCGGGCTGCTGGACGGTAAGCGGGCAGCGACCCACTGGGAGTTCGAGCAGGATTTTCAGCGTCTGTTTCCGCAGGTGCAGCTGGATATCAATGCCCTGTACGTCGATGATCAGCGCATTATTACCTCGGCGGGCACCGCGGCGGCGCTTGACTGCTGCCTGTATATCATCCGCCAGCGTTTCGGCAGCCTTGTCGCCAATCAGATTGCCAGGCGGATGATCGTCCCGCCGCACCGCGAGGGCGGGCAGGCACAGTTTATCGCCCAGCCGGTACCGAAAAACACCCGCGATGCGCGGATTAACGGCCTGCTTGAGTATCTCCAGCAGCATATCCGCGAACCACATAATCTTGATTCGCTGGCGCAGGTGGCGGCAATGAGCCGCCGCACCCTGACCCGCCATTTCGCCAAAGCGACCGGTATGAGTATCGCCGACTGGCTTTCTGCCGAACGCCTGCGGCGTAGTCAGATCCTGCTGGAAGCCGGGGATTTACCTATCGAGCAGGTGGCGGAGGAAGTGGGCTACCTCTCCGCCGTGACTTATCGCCAGCAGTTTAAATCGCGCTTTGGCGTCAGCCCGGCGGAGTGGCGGCGTACCTTTCGCCGCGGCGCTTAG
- a CDS encoding MDR family MFS transporter encodes MTSEVASQPAVPSIRLLFSALLLVMLLSALDQTIVSTALPTIVGELGGLDKLSWVVTAYILSSTIAVPLYGKFGDLFGRKIVLQVAIVLFLAGSALCGLAQNMTQLVLMRALQGLGGGGLMVISMAAVADVIPPANRGRYQGLFGGVFGLATVIGPLIGGFLVQHASWRWIFYINLPLGLFALLVIGAVFHSSNKRSQHQIDWLGAIYLSMALLCIILFTSEGGSVRAWNDPQLWCILAFGVVGIIGFIHEERLAAEPIIPLSLFRNRSFLLCSLIGFVVGMSLFGSVTFLPLYLQVVKAATPTEAGLQLIPLMGGLLLTSIISGRIISHTGKYRVFPIIGTLLGVVGMVLLTRITIHSPMWQLYLFTGVLGAGLGLVMQVLILAVQNAMPAQMYGVATSGVTLFRSIGGSIGVALFGAVFTHVLQNNLQHLLPEGAQLPRALNPAAVQNLPAEIRLDYLDSFGAAIHAAFLMAACIMAVAFVLSWLLKEAPLKTTAH; translated from the coding sequence ATGACATCTGAAGTCGCGAGCCAACCGGCGGTACCCTCGATCCGCCTGCTCTTCAGCGCTCTACTGCTGGTCATGCTGCTATCAGCGCTGGACCAGACTATTGTCTCGACCGCGCTGCCGACCATCGTCGGCGAACTCGGCGGGCTGGATAAACTCTCGTGGGTAGTGACCGCCTATATCCTCAGTTCGACCATCGCGGTACCGCTGTACGGCAAATTTGGCGACCTGTTCGGACGAAAAATCGTCCTGCAGGTGGCGATCGTGCTGTTCCTTGCCGGTTCTGCCCTGTGCGGGCTGGCACAGAACATGACCCAACTGGTGCTGATGCGCGCCCTGCAAGGGTTGGGCGGTGGTGGCCTGATGGTGATCAGCATGGCGGCGGTGGCCGATGTGATCCCGCCTGCTAATCGCGGTCGCTATCAGGGGTTATTTGGTGGTGTTTTTGGCCTGGCGACGGTGATCGGGCCGTTAATCGGCGGCTTCCTGGTGCAGCACGCCTCCTGGCGCTGGATTTTCTACATCAACCTGCCGCTGGGCCTGTTCGCGCTGCTGGTGATCGGCGCGGTTTTTCACAGCAGCAACAAGCGCAGCCAGCACCAGATCGACTGGCTGGGGGCGATTTACCTCAGTATGGCGCTACTGTGCATCATTCTGTTTACCTCCGAGGGTGGCAGCGTCCGCGCGTGGAACGACCCGCAGTTGTGGTGCATTCTGGCCTTTGGCGTGGTGGGGATTATCGGTTTTATTCATGAAGAACGACTTGCCGCAGAGCCGATTATTCCGCTCTCATTATTCCGCAACCGCAGCTTTCTGCTGTGCAGCCTGATTGGCTTTGTCGTTGGGATGTCGTTGTTTGGTTCGGTGACCTTCCTGCCGCTCTATTTGCAGGTGGTGAAAGCGGCGACGCCGACCGAGGCGGGGCTACAGCTGATCCCGCTGATGGGCGGTCTGCTGCTAACCTCGATCATCAGCGGACGCATTATCAGCCATACCGGTAAGTACCGGGTGTTTCCAATTATCGGCACCCTGCTGGGCGTGGTGGGAATGGTGCTGCTGACGCGCATTACCATCCACTCGCCAATGTGGCAGCTGTATCTGTTCACCGGCGTGCTGGGAGCGGGTCTGGGACTGGTGATGCAGGTGCTGATACTGGCAGTGCAGAACGCGATGCCTGCGCAAATGTACGGCGTGGCGACCTCCGGCGTGACGCTGTTCCGCTCGATTGGCGGCTCTATCGGCGTGGCGCTGTTTGGCGCAGTATTCACCCATGTATTGCAAAATAACCTGCAACACCTGCTGCCGGAAGGTGCGCAGCTGCCGCGGGCGCTGAATCCGGCGGCGGTACAGAATTTGCCTGCGGAGATTCGTCTGGATTACCTCGACTCCTTCGGGGCCGCTATCCACGCGGCATTCCTGATGGCGGCCTGCATTATGGCGGTGGCGTTTGTGCTCTCCTGGCTACTGAAAGAAGCACCGCTGAAAACGACTGCTCACTAG
- a CDS encoding nuclear transport factor 2 family protein, translating into MTEQRPPLPPFTRESAAQKVRAAEDGWNSRDAGKVALAYTVDSEWRNRSEFVHGRTQIIDFLQRKWRKEQEYRLIKELWAWSDNRIAVRFAYEWHDDSGNWFRSYGNENWEFDERGLMQTRYACINDLPIAESERLFHWPQGRRPDDHPGLSELGL; encoded by the coding sequence ATGACCGAACAACGTCCGCCTCTACCGCCGTTTACCCGCGAGAGCGCCGCGCAAAAAGTGCGGGCAGCTGAAGATGGCTGGAACAGCCGAGATGCCGGAAAGGTCGCGCTGGCCTACACCGTCGATAGCGAATGGCGTAATCGCAGCGAATTTGTGCACGGCAGGACGCAAATTATCGACTTTTTGCAGCGAAAATGGCGTAAAGAGCAGGAATACCGTCTGATTAAGGAGCTGTGGGCGTGGAGCGATAATCGTATTGCGGTGCGCTTTGCCTATGAGTGGCACGACGACAGCGGCAACTGGTTTCGCTCCTACGGCAATGAGAACTGGGAATTTGACGAGCGTGGCCTGATGCAGACGCGCTACGCCTGCATCAACGACCTGCCGATCGCCGAGAGCGAGCGCCTGTTCCACTGGCCCCAGGGGCGTCGCCCGGACGATCACCCGGGATTGAGTGAACTTGGGTTGTAA
- a CDS encoding TetR/AcrR family transcriptional regulator has translation MSAQKDNEAPRRPGRPRGQKSGSANREQLMDIALALFARHGIARISLNAIAKEAGVTPAMLHYYFSSREALVEKLVEERFMPLRNNIGLIFVEHSDEPVTAFTLLIETLAAMAEKNAWFAPLWMQEIIGEMPVLRQHMHARFGDEKYHKMLATVRRWQQEGKLNPALSPELLFTTLISLVLVPFSRTHTDVRLQSVNKQMIVSHALALIGHGIGG, from the coding sequence ATGTCAGCACAAAAAGACAATGAAGCCCCACGTCGCCCCGGTCGCCCGCGCGGGCAAAAATCCGGTTCCGCCAACCGCGAACAGCTGATGGATATTGCCCTGGCGCTGTTTGCCCGCCACGGGATCGCGCGGATTTCACTGAACGCCATTGCCAAAGAAGCGGGGGTGACGCCCGCGATGCTGCACTACTATTTCAGTTCGCGGGAGGCGCTGGTGGAAAAGCTGGTCGAAGAGCGCTTTATGCCGCTGCGCAACAATATCGGCCTAATTTTTGTTGAACATAGCGATGAGCCGGTGACCGCTTTTACCCTGCTTATTGAAACCCTGGCGGCGATGGCGGAGAAAAATGCATGGTTCGCACCGCTGTGGATGCAGGAGATCATCGGCGAGATGCCGGTACTGCGTCAGCATATGCACGCGCGTTTTGGCGATGAGAAATACCACAAAATGCTGGCGACGGTGCGCCGCTGGCAGCAGGAGGGCAAACTCAACCCGGCGCTGTCGCCGGAGCTGCTGTTTACTACCTTAATAAGCCTGGTACTGGTGCCGTTTTCGCGTACCCACACCGACGTGCGATTGCAATCAGTGAACAAGCAGATGATTGTCAGCCACGCGCTGGCACTGATTGGCCACGGAATTGGCGGCTGA
- a CDS encoding glycosyltransferase family 2 protein has protein sequence MPFLSIIITAHNCELTLAETLESVKKAIDFEKDVEVIVLNDSSYDKTQQIIERYAETFSSVQMREVQLKNVGRVRNIAVQMARGEYITMVDGDDLLKPRSLRDAVAFLKQQRPDLLLTHLIETRNFSVINSDWTGFSPIKLPQHEAIRRFLIHKDFQAHLIGQFIRKDIYLCAPIPSMTCYEDFAVFPAFLMHSQNIWFQKQGHYHYVKRANSLSSVLDKTKIRHLINCTKRMERVFPSSFHWLVCCHWLDIYLKHAQLLTHEQISIIEEKIKSTLSPGFFMSPDVRLSYKKKAIQALWKR, from the coding sequence ATGCCCTTTTTAAGCATTATCATCACAGCGCATAATTGTGAGCTCACGCTTGCTGAGACGCTGGAAAGTGTGAAAAAGGCCATTGATTTTGAAAAGGATGTTGAAGTCATTGTGCTTAATGACAGCTCTTATGACAAGACGCAGCAGATTATTGAGCGTTATGCAGAGACGTTTTCTTCGGTTCAGATGAGAGAAGTTCAACTGAAAAATGTCGGTAGAGTCAGAAATATTGCGGTGCAGATGGCCCGTGGTGAATATATCACCATGGTTGATGGCGACGATCTGCTCAAGCCGCGAAGCTTGCGCGATGCGGTGGCGTTTCTTAAACAGCAGAGGCCCGATTTGCTGCTGACGCACCTGATTGAAACCCGTAACTTTAGCGTCATCAATAGCGACTGGACCGGTTTTTCGCCGATTAAACTCCCACAGCACGAGGCTATTCGCCGTTTTCTGATCCATAAAGATTTTCAGGCGCATTTAATCGGCCAGTTTATTCGTAAGGATATTTACCTCTGCGCACCGATTCCATCAATGACCTGCTATGAAGATTTTGCCGTTTTTCCTGCTTTTCTGATGCATTCGCAGAATATCTGGTTTCAGAAACAGGGGCATTATCACTACGTCAAACGGGCGAATAGCCTCTCCAGCGTGCTGGATAAAACAAAAATCCGCCATTTAATTAACTGCACAAAAAGAATGGAGAGAGTGTTTCCCTCTTCATTTCATTGGCTGGTATGTTGCCATTGGTTGGATATTTATTTGAAACATGCTCAGTTGTTAACTCATGAACAAATCAGCATTATTGAAGAAAAAATAAAATCAACCTTATCTCCGGGTTTTTTTATGTCTCCTGACGTGAGATTAAGTTATAAGAAAAAGGCTATTCAGGCATTATGGAAAAGATAA
- the nlpA gene encoding lipoprotein NlpA, translated as MKLRLRTAAAVVLAGLLLAGCDQKGGDAKHIKVGVINGAEQDVAEVAKKVAKEKYGLDVELVGFSGSLLPNESTNAGDLDANVFQHRPFLEQDNKAHNYHLVAVGNTFVFPMAGYSRKIKSVAELKDGATIAIPNDPTNLGRALLLLQQEKLITLKAGTGLLPTAVDITDNPHNLKIMELEGAQLPRVIDDPKVDVAIISTTYLQQTGLSPVRDGIFIEDKNSPYVNIIVTREDNKDAENVKEFMQSYQSPEVAKAAETIFNGGAVPGW; from the coding sequence ATGAAATTGCGTTTACGGACAGCCGCCGCCGTGGTGCTGGCGGGCCTGCTGCTGGCGGGCTGCGACCAGAAGGGCGGCGATGCCAAACACATTAAAGTTGGCGTCATTAACGGCGCGGAACAGGATGTAGCAGAAGTGGCGAAGAAAGTGGCCAAAGAGAAGTATGGCCTCGATGTCGAGCTGGTGGGCTTTAGCGGCTCGCTGCTGCCCAACGAATCCACCAACGCCGGGGATCTGGATGCTAACGTCTTCCAGCACCGCCCGTTCCTCGAACAGGATAACAAAGCCCACAATTATCACCTGGTGGCGGTCGGCAATACTTTTGTTTTCCCGATGGCGGGCTACTCGCGAAAAATTAAATCCGTCGCCGAGCTGAAAGACGGCGCGACCATCGCCATTCCGAACGACCCGACCAACCTGGGCCGCGCGCTGCTTCTGCTCCAGCAAGAGAAGCTAATTACCCTCAAAGCGGGCACCGGCCTGCTGCCGACGGCGGTCGATATCACCGACAACCCGCATAACCTGAAAATCATGGAGCTGGAAGGGGCGCAGCTACCGCGCGTCATCGACGACCCAAAAGTCGACGTGGCGATCATCAGCACCACCTATCTGCAGCAAACTGGACTTTCACCGGTACGTGACGGCATCTTTATCGAAGACAAAAACTCGCCGTATGTGAACATTATCGTGACCCGCGAAGACAACAAAGATGCGGAAAACGTGAAAGAGTTTATGCAGTCCTACCAGTCGCCGGAAGTGGCGAAGGCGGCAGAGACTATCTTCAACGGCGGCGCGGTTCCCGGCTGGTAA
- a CDS encoding LysR family transcriptional regulator, translating to MDRLSAMALLVKVTELGSMSAAARALNTPLTTVSRNIAELENTLGARLLIRTTRKLTLTDAGADYVAAARQILEEVENAERQAAGEYQEPKGELTISAPIMFGRQHVLPVITEFLARYPQIRVRLLLSDRNADLVDDHVDLAVRIGALPDSGMVATRLGEMRIVTCAHPGLLEKHGTPERPRDLTMLPMIHIESPMPYSGWRFNTTEAQDRLVAIAPVLSVTTPESAADAARLGAGVARLLHYQAIDGLVCGELKLIFQTMEPEPAPVHLLSNARDLAPLKLRKFIDFAAPALRRALLRIAATT from the coding sequence ATGGACCGACTCAGCGCCATGGCGCTGCTGGTGAAAGTGACTGAACTCGGCAGTATGTCGGCAGCGGCGCGGGCGCTAAATACGCCTCTGACCACCGTCAGCCGCAATATTGCCGAACTGGAAAATACGCTCGGTGCACGCCTGCTCATCCGTACAACCCGCAAGCTAACGCTGACCGATGCCGGAGCCGATTATGTCGCCGCCGCGCGGCAGATCCTCGAAGAGGTGGAGAACGCCGAGCGCCAGGCGGCGGGTGAATATCAGGAACCAAAAGGCGAGCTGACGATCTCTGCGCCTATCATGTTTGGTCGTCAGCACGTTTTACCGGTAATCACGGAATTTCTTGCCCGTTACCCGCAGATTCGCGTCCGTTTACTGCTTAGCGATCGCAACGCCGACCTGGTGGACGATCATGTTGATTTAGCGGTACGTATCGGTGCCTTGCCGGATAGCGGGATGGTGGCGACCCGCCTTGGTGAGATGCGCATCGTCACCTGTGCGCATCCGGGGTTGCTGGAAAAACACGGCACGCCAGAACGCCCACGCGATCTGACCATGCTGCCGATGATTCACATTGAGTCGCCGATGCCCTACAGCGGCTGGCGGTTTAATACCACAGAAGCGCAAGACCGGCTGGTCGCGATCGCTCCGGTGCTTTCGGTGACCACCCCGGAGAGCGCCGCCGATGCCGCCCGACTGGGGGCTGGCGTGGCGCGCCTGCTGCATTACCAGGCTATCGATGGCCTGGTGTGCGGCGAACTGAAGCTGATTTTTCAAACGATGGAGCCGGAACCCGCGCCGGTGCATCTGCTCTCTAACGCCCGGGACCTGGCCCCGCTCAAGCTACGTAAATTTATCGATTTCGCTGCACCAGCCCTGCGTCGGGCGCTGCTGCGTATTGCCGCCACCACCTAG
- a CDS encoding NAD(P)-dependent alcohol dehydrogenase translates to MQINAIGTNSASQPLGAMAITRREPGPDDVQIAIDYCGVCHSDLHQARSEWAGTLYPCVPGHEIVGRVTAVGNRVAGYAVGDLVGVGCMVDSCKACEECQDGLENYCDHMVLTYNGPTQDAPGHTLGGYSQQIVVHQRYVLRVRHPKEQLAAVAPLLCAGITTYSPLRHWNVGPGKKVGVVGIGGLGHMGIKLAHAMGAHVVAFTTSESKRDAARELGADEVVVSRNENEMAAHVKSFDFILNTVAAPHNLDAFTTLLKRDGTMTLVGAPATPHPSPEVFNLIFRRRSIAGSMIGGIPETQEMLDFCAEHGIVADIELIRGDQINEAWERMVKGDVKYRFVIDSATLGG, encoded by the coding sequence ATGCAGATCAACGCTATTGGTACGAACTCCGCCAGCCAGCCGCTGGGTGCTATGGCCATCACCCGCCGCGAGCCGGGGCCGGACGATGTGCAGATCGCCATTGATTATTGCGGCGTCTGCCACTCCGATTTACACCAGGCGCGCTCCGAATGGGCCGGAACGCTCTACCCCTGCGTGCCGGGCCATGAAATCGTTGGCCGGGTGACCGCCGTGGGTAACCGGGTTGCAGGCTATGCCGTTGGCGATCTGGTGGGCGTCGGCTGCATGGTCGATAGCTGTAAAGCGTGCGAGGAGTGCCAGGACGGGCTGGAAAACTACTGCGATCACATGGTGCTCACCTACAACGGCCCAACGCAGGATGCCCCCGGCCACACCCTCGGGGGCTATTCCCAGCAAATCGTCGTTCATCAGCGCTACGTGCTGCGCGTGCGCCATCCTAAAGAGCAGCTGGCCGCCGTCGCACCGCTGCTGTGCGCGGGTATCACCACTTACTCGCCGCTGCGCCACTGGAACGTCGGACCGGGCAAAAAAGTGGGCGTTGTCGGAATTGGTGGGCTGGGGCATATGGGGATTAAGTTGGCCCACGCCATGGGCGCTCACGTGGTGGCATTCACCACCTCAGAATCCAAGCGTGATGCGGCGCGGGAGCTGGGTGCGGACGAGGTCGTGGTGTCGCGCAACGAGAACGAGATGGCGGCACACGTGAAAAGCTTCGACTTTATTCTCAACACCGTGGCGGCACCGCACAATCTCGATGCTTTCACCACGCTGCTTAAACGCGATGGCACCATGACCTTAGTGGGCGCGCCCGCCACGCCGCATCCGTCACCGGAAGTGTTTAACCTGATCTTCCGTCGCCGGTCGATTGCCGGGTCGATGATCGGCGGTATCCCGGAAACCCAGGAGATGCTCGATTTTTGCGCCGAGCACGGTATCGTCGCCGATATTGAGCTGATTCGCGGCGATCAGATCAACGAGGCTTGGGAGAGAATGGTCAAAGGCGACGTGAAATATCGCTTCGTGATCGATAGCGCCACTCTCGGCGGCTAA
- a CDS encoding DMT family transporter has translation MTRQRQADLLLIAATVIAACGWIFSREAIAGMPVFAFLGLRFFFAALLLLPFCRGLHVDKQHWPRMIISGLWFALNLCLWIYSVSTTPSLGEGAFIMSLSMLFVPLTAWVMMKARPARAYWECLPIAIVGLGLLSLHMPIEFHPSQGWFLLTALVQSIWFCYTSKSAREVPLIPLTTVQLGITGVVGLGISAAVETWDQPFTLPTFGWLLASIVIATSLRFGLQMKGQKYAAVASAAIIMVLEPLLTVIAAALWYGEQLPLQKIIGGVLILVAQLWFRWRMLKPLR, from the coding sequence ATGACCCGGCAACGCCAGGCTGATTTGCTGCTCATAGCCGCGACGGTTATCGCCGCCTGCGGATGGATTTTTTCCCGTGAAGCGATTGCCGGCATGCCGGTTTTCGCCTTCCTCGGCCTGCGCTTTTTCTTCGCCGCGCTGCTGCTGCTGCCGTTCTGTCGCGGCTTACACGTCGACAAGCAGCACTGGCCGCGCATGATTATCAGCGGCCTGTGGTTTGCGCTAAACCTGTGCCTGTGGATCTACTCGGTATCAACGACCCCGTCGCTGGGCGAAGGGGCGTTTATTATGAGCCTGTCGATGCTGTTCGTGCCGCTTACCGCCTGGGTGATGATGAAGGCGCGTCCGGCGCGGGCCTACTGGGAGTGCCTGCCGATTGCCATTGTCGGTCTCGGATTGCTCAGCCTGCATATGCCGATTGAGTTCCACCCCAGCCAGGGCTGGTTCCTGCTGACCGCGCTGGTGCAGTCAATCTGGTTTTGCTACACCAGCAAAAGCGCTCGCGAGGTGCCGCTGATCCCGCTGACCACCGTGCAGCTAGGCATCACCGGGGTTGTCGGGTTGGGGATTTCCGCCGCCGTCGAGACCTGGGATCAGCCGTTTACCCTGCCAACCTTCGGCTGGCTGCTTGCCAGTATCGTCATTGCGACCAGCCTGCGCTTCGGCCTGCAAATGAAGGGGCAGAAGTACGCAGCAGTCGCCAGCGCGGCAATCATTATGGTGCTTGAGCCGCTGTTGACGGTGATTGCCGCCGCGCTGTGGTACGGCGAACAGCTGCCGCTGCAGAAGATTATCGGCGGCGTGTTGATCCTCGTCGCCCAACTGTGGTTCCGCTGGCGGATGCTAAAGCCGCTACGCTAA
- a CDS encoding pyridoxamine 5'-phosphate oxidase family protein, with protein sequence MSADFLDIAMTPNVMDVQHEMGSDGMWQSPYRPRKGERFSDSEEGMITTRDSFYLATISQTGWPYIQHRGGPVGFLHLLDETTLAMADFSGNRQYITTGNLRGSDRACLFLMDYPRRARLKIYATVEVVAAGSDPELLARVTPENYRARIERIFRFHLQAFDWNCPQHITPRYTAQQVAEYSQTLQQRIDELERENQRLQQRIQTGDS encoded by the coding sequence ATGTCAGCAGACTTTCTTGATATCGCCATGACCCCGAACGTGATGGATGTTCAGCATGAGATGGGCAGCGACGGGATGTGGCAGTCGCCGTATCGCCCGCGCAAAGGCGAGCGCTTCAGCGATAGCGAAGAGGGGATGATCACCACCCGCGATAGCTTCTACCTGGCGACGATTTCGCAAACTGGCTGGCCCTATATTCAGCATCGCGGCGGCCCGGTGGGTTTCCTGCATCTGTTGGATGAGACCACGCTGGCGATGGCAGATTTTTCTGGTAATCGCCAATACATCACCACCGGCAATTTGCGCGGTAGTGACCGGGCCTGCTTGTTTTTGATGGATTATCCGCGCCGTGCCAGGCTGAAAATCTACGCCACCGTGGAAGTTGTGGCAGCGGGGAGCGACCCGGAATTATTGGCGCGGGTCACGCCGGAGAACTACCGGGCCAGAATCGAGCGTATTTTTCGCTTTCATTTACAGGCTTTTGACTGGAACTGCCCTCAGCATATTACTCCCCGCTATACCGCTCAGCAGGTGGCGGAGTATAGCCAGACGCTGCAACAGCGTATTGACGAACTGGAGCGGGAAAATCAGCGTCTGCAGCAGCGTATTCAAACAGGAGATTCATGA
- a CDS encoding MBL fold metallo-hydrolase: MKITHIRNATQIIEYAGKKFLIDPMLADKGAWAGFAGTARSELRNPLVALPFSIDDVVDVDAVIVTHTHEDHWDEAAIAAIPKTLPIYVQHEADAQLLRGQGFSDIRLLSEDSAFADVALVKTTSGQHGSDRTYSVPAMAERLGEACGVVLRHPQEKTLWLVGDTIWRDEVEADMVRLQPDVVVLNAGYAHVVGFGPIIMGKEDVLKAHFTLPEAKIVASHMEAVNHCLLSRDELRQYVADNQIADVVSIPQDGETLVF, encoded by the coding sequence ATGAAAATTACCCACATTCGTAACGCCACCCAGATTATTGAATATGCAGGGAAAAAGTTTCTGATTGACCCGATGCTGGCGGATAAAGGCGCCTGGGCGGGATTCGCCGGAACCGCGCGCAGCGAGTTGCGTAACCCGCTGGTGGCGCTGCCTTTTTCCATCGACGACGTTGTGGATGTTGATGCCGTTATCGTCACCCACACCCATGAAGATCACTGGGACGAGGCGGCGATCGCCGCGATCCCCAAAACGCTGCCGATCTATGTTCAGCATGAGGCCGATGCTCAATTGCTGCGCGGACAAGGGTTCAGTGATATTCGTCTGCTCTCTGAGGACAGCGCATTTGCTGACGTTGCCCTGGTGAAAACCACTTCCGGCCAGCACGGCAGCGACCGCACCTATTCTGTTCCGGCGATGGCCGAACGTCTGGGCGAAGCCTGCGGCGTGGTACTGCGTCATCCACAGGAGAAAACCCTGTGGCTGGTGGGTGATACCATCTGGCGCGATGAAGTAGAAGCCGATATGGTCAGACTGCAGCCGGACGTGGTGGTGCTGAATGCCGGATATGCTCACGTCGTCGGCTTTGGGCCGATCATTATGGGCAAAGAAGATGTGCTGAAGGCGCATTTCACTCTGCCGGAAGCCAAAATTGTCGCGAGTCATATGGAAGCGGTAAACCACTGCCTGCTGAGCCGCGATGAGCTGCGTCAGTACGTGGCTGATAATCAGATTGCCGATGTGGTCAGCATCCCGCAGGATGGGGAAACGTTGGTCTTTTAA
- a CDS encoding NUDIX hydrolase codes for MKKKLTAADMHDAEVMADTPWFSMRKVGIDMAPGDRRDFYSIHYPRPAVGIVAMQDDKVLLIRHYRYLIDQVVWAVPSGGVDEGEAPREAALRELREETGWQAQNAEEIIRYNPSYGSSDQLFITWLASDLTWVGMDEDQDEVMETGWFTLEEIGQLIARGEMPDGLSLVPLLHLMAQRRTGLA; via the coding sequence ATGAAGAAGAAGTTAACCGCCGCCGATATGCACGACGCCGAGGTGATGGCGGATACCCCGTGGTTCAGCATGCGCAAGGTCGGCATTGATATGGCCCCCGGCGATCGGCGGGATTTTTACTCCATCCACTACCCGCGACCGGCGGTGGGGATTGTGGCGATGCAGGATGACAAAGTGCTGCTGATTCGCCACTACCGCTACCTGATAGACCAGGTCGTATGGGCCGTTCCTTCTGGCGGCGTTGATGAAGGGGAAGCCCCTCGCGAGGCGGCCCTGCGTGAACTGCGGGAGGAGACCGGCTGGCAGGCGCAGAACGCCGAAGAAATCATCCGCTATAACCCCTCTTACGGCAGCAGCGACCAGCTGTTTATCACCTGGCTCGCCAGCGATTTAACCTGGGTGGGAATGGATGAAGATCAGGATGAGGTGATGGAAACCGGCTGGTTCACTCTCGAAGAGATTGGCCAGCTGATCGCCCGCGGCGAGATGCCGGACGGGCTATCGCTGGTGCCGCTGCTGCATCTGATGGCGCAGCGGCGCACCGGCTTAGCGTAG